The proteins below are encoded in one region of Scophthalmus maximus strain ysfricsl-2021 chromosome 4, ASM2237912v1, whole genome shotgun sequence:
- the vstm2b gene encoding V-set and transmembrane domain-containing protein 2B: METTALYSLLYYFILDSPFRICANAVFTEVPKDMSVVEGEDVEMPCAFKAVSSVPVSLEIQWWYLKEDVSKELPASIPANRSKVTPREATKISTVRVQGNAISHRLSLSKVKKEDEGLYECHVSDLWADDTQEFTVHATLHVVPGDSMAEEAVSHIQNRWPPRNANRGAAGRATSGPGPGPAAGPRLGQGKHWVPHQTQPGLFPFFSSTTTTSVAKSSASPLLGNKAILGRQHGAGCSTMSTVDPVLCIRLLFLHNLLHFLLAH; encoded by the exons ATGGAAACGACGGCACTCTACAGCCTCCTTTATTACTTCATTCTCGATTCGCCCTTTAGGATTTGTGCAAATG CTGTATTTACCGAAGTCCCCAAAGACATGAGtgtggtggagggagaggatgtGGAGATGCCCTGCGCCTTCAAGGCCGTCAGCTCAGTGCCCGTGTCTCTGGAGATCCAGTGGTGGTACCTGAAGGAGGACGTGTCCAAAGAGCTGCCAGCCAGCATCCCTGCCAACAGGTCCAAG GTCACTCCAAGGGAAGCCACAAAAATAAGT ACTGTGCGTGTTCAGGGCAACGCCATCTCCCATCGTCTCAGCCTGTCCAAGGTGAAGAAAGAAGATGAGGGGCTGTACGAGTGCCACGTGTCTGACCTGTGGGCTGATGACACTCAGGAGTTTACAGTTCACGCCACGCTCCACGTCGTGCCAGGTGACAGCATGGCCGAGGAGGCCGTGTCGCACATCCAGAACCGCTGGCCACCTAGGAACGCCAACAGGGGCGCAGCAGGGAGAGCTACCTCTGGGCCCGGCCCAGGCCCGGCGGCAGGTCCGAGGTTAGGGCAAGGGAAGCATTGGGTGCCTCATCAGACTCAGCCCGgtctcttccccttcttctcgtccaccaccaccacctcggTGGCCAAGTCATCAGCCTCGCCACTGTTAGGAAACAAGGCCATCCTCGGGCGGCAGCATGGagctg GCTGCAGCACGATGAGCACCGTGGACCCGGTCCTCTGCATCAGGCTCCTGTTCCTGCATaacctcctccacttcctgttggcccACTAA